In Lycium ferocissimum isolate CSIRO_LF1 chromosome 11, AGI_CSIRO_Lferr_CH_V1, whole genome shotgun sequence, a single genomic region encodes these proteins:
- the LOC132038023 gene encoding uncharacterized protein LOC132038023, which yields MNVLHNSRNREVTQDAPAIENPVELSINEVFGGLMQEGVDVGPSHVVGEEEMLHDMPASNNKDLFEFLGDGRQELLSDKGMTMILDLLERDAFKFAKIPNSFYEAKKTIKKLCLDYIKMYACPNDCMFMREDDVNAETCKYCHTSRWKPKKERIKDHAPTTSEKQKKNRKKPAKILRYFPLKPRLQRLFMCSKIAEHMTWHAEDGNKDGTIRHLRDGEAWERFDTTSPEFASNPRNVRLGLASNGFNPFGTMSTNYSIWHMVLVPYNLPPWLCMKQPNFILSMIILGPRTAGNNIDVYLQPLIMELNGLWWEGVDIFDSSKDEMFRMRATLMWTVSDFPGLDILFGWNTHAGLACPSCNFDAEPCRLRHSRKWCFIGHCHFLGRKHKFRIMRHRFDGNVEERTRPKKLSGSDILQQVKDINVTFGRQAELNGKSKQNGKGSVGEGATQQWRKKHILRPSILGV from the exons ATGAATGTATTGCATAATTCCAGAAATAGAGAGGTCACTCAAGATGCACCAGCCATTGAAAATCCTGTAGAATTATCGATTAATGAAGTATTTGGGGGCTTAATGCAAGAGGGTGTTGATGTAGGTCCGTCACATGTGGTGGGAGAAGAAGAAATGTTACATGATATGCCTGCTTCAAATAACAAAGATTTGTTTGAGTTTCTTGGAGATGGACGCCAAGAATT GTTAAGTGACAAGGGAATGACTATGATACTAGATCTACTCGAGAGAGATGCATTTAAATTTGCAAAGATTCCTAATTCTTTTTATGAGGCCAAGAAAACCATCAAGAAGTTGTGTCTTGACTATATCAAGATGTATGCTTGTCCAAATGATTGCATGTTTATGCGGGAAGATGATGTTAATGCAGAAACATGCAAGTATTGCCACACTTCTAGATGGAAGCCCAAGAAGGAGAGAATTAAAGATCATGCACCTACTACAAgtgagaaacaaaagaagaacaGGAAAAAGCCTGCAAAAATTTTGCGCTACTTTCCATTAAAACCAAGACTACAAAGACTGTTCATGTGCTCTAAGATTGCTGAGCATATGACCTGGCATGCGGAGGATGGTAACAAAGATGGAACCATAAGACATCTTAGAGATGGTGAGGCATGGGAGAGGTTTGATACAACTTCTCCTGAATTTGCTTCTAATCCTCGAAATGTTCGATTAGGCCTAGCTAGTAATGGTTTCAATCCTTTTGGGACAATGAGTACTAATTATAGCATTTGGCATATGGTTTTGGTTCCATATAACCTTCCTCCTTGGTTATGTATGAAGCAACCAAATTTCATCCTCTCAATGATCATTCTAGGTCCACGTACGGCAGGGAATAACATAGATGTATACCTACAACCCCTTATTATGGAGTTGAATGGGTTGTGGTGGGAAGGTGTGGACATTTTTGATTCATCAAAGGATGAAATGTTTAGAATGCGAGCAACTCTTATGTGGACAGTTAGTGATTTTCCTGGACTTGATATCTTATTTGGTTGGAACACACATGCTGGTCTTGCATGCCCCTCTTGTAATTTTGATGCAGAACCTTGTCGACTTCGTCATAGTAGAAAGTGGTGTTTTATTGGCCATTGTCATTTTTTGGGAAGAAAACATAAATTTAGAATTATGAGGCATCGTTTTGATGGGAATGTCGAAGAGAGGACCCGTCCGAAGAAGTTATCAGGGTCAGACATTTTGCAACAAGTGAAAGATATCAATGTCACATTTGGAAGACAAGCAGAATTGAATGGTAAAAGTAAACAAAATGGGAAAGGGAGTGTTGGAGAAGGTGCAACTCAACAATGGAGAAAAAAACACATTCTTCGACCTTCCATATTGGGAGTTTGA